In Nitrospirota bacterium, the DNA window CGATATGCCGTTATCTCTGGCCTGCAGTGGTGATCCCGTTTGTTATATATCCTTATACCAAGAGGTTCACCTGGCTTTCCCATTTTGTGCTCGGCTTCTGTCTCGGTCTTGCACCGGTGGGTGCCTGGATAGCGGTGACCAACACGCTCAGTCCGGAGCCGCTCATAATTGGCGCGGCAGTCCTTTTATGGGTAGCAGGCTTTGATATTTTTTATGCGATTCAGGATATGGATTTTGATATCAGGCAGAAACTTCATTCGATTCCTTCAAGGTTTGGTATCAGCACGTCTCTTGCCCTGACAAGGATACTTCACTTCACAGCAGTAGCACTATTGGTCTGGCTGGGAATACGGCTCGAAATGGGAATATTCTACTTTGCAGGGGTTGCCGCCGCTGCCCTGCTGCTTGCGTATGAGAACAGCATTATCAAGGCAAATGATCTGTCGCGGCTGAACGTCGCGTTCTTTACGATGAACGGGATTGTCAGCATCGTCATGTTCTGCTTCGTTGCCATGGAAATATTCTTCAGGAACCCGGGCAATGTCTGAGTTCGTGGTCGGCATCACGGGTGCGAGCGGGAGTATTTATGGCATCAGGCTTATAAGAGAGCTTTGCCGGAGAAATCATGCGGTCAATGTAGTGATCACTTCCGCCGGGAAACAGGTGATGCAGGAGGAACTTGGGGTGTCCGGTTTTGACGATATGGAGAAGCTGGGACTTGCGGAAGCATGCAAATCGCTCACGCTATGGGAAAACAGTAACTTCCATGCGCCGTTCATGAGCGGATCAAGTGCACCTCAAGCGGTCATTATGATTCCGTGC includes these proteins:
- a CDS encoding UbiA-like polyprenyltransferase, yielding MAGKVKIYLEMIKFQHSIFALPFAYLGAFLARMRVPELETLFWITLAMVGARSFAMAVNRLIDREIDRRNPRTSARALPQGLLSAWNVVVFSFFSLAVFLLAVYHLTPICRYLWPAVVIPFVIYPYTKRFTWLSHFVLGFCLGLAPVGAWIAVTNTLSPEPLIIGAAVLLWVAGFDIFYAIQDMDFDIRQKLHSIPSRFGISTSLALTRILHFTAVALLVWLGIRLEMGIFYFAGVAAAALLLAYENSIIKANDLSRLNVAFFTMNGIVSIVMFCFVAMEIFFRNPGNV